GTGACTTGGGCTCAGGTTACGAAGATCAATAGATACATAGTCAGAGAACTGCGAAAACATGGGATACACGTAGCAGCTGTATACGTTTGTCCACATAGGATAGAGGAGCACTGCCGATGTAGGAAGCCGCAACCTGGGCTTATATTACAGGCTAGTAAGGAGCACGACATATCTTGGGTCAAGCATAATCATAGGCGACCATGACATGGATATCGACGCGGGGTTCCGTGCTGGTTTGAGGAAAGCCATCAAGCTCTAATGTTTCGTTCACTGTATGACATATGATATTGGAAAGGTCATGGGTTCTGATGGGAGGTTATCGATATGCCTCAATTCGTTTTGTTATGCAGACTTTTGATTCAGTTTCAGTCGCTGAGGCATGTAAACACCGCTGCTTAACGTTTAAGTTGTGCCGACCTGCAGGGCGTTTGGCCTGTTTTGGGAGGGTATGAGAAACATAGTTCCTATCGTGATACTTGCGGGTGGAAAGGGTACCCGGCTAGGTAAAATAACTAAAAAGATTCCGAAACCTCTGGTCAGAGTTCAGAGTAAGCCTTTCCTTGGTATACTGATTGACAACCTCATTCGCCAAGGCTTCAAAGATTTCGTCCTATCAGTGGGATACAAGAAAGAACAAATAATTGAATATTTTACCGACCATAAGAAATCCTCCGTATCAATTGTCTTTTCGACCGAAAGCAAACCATCGGGGACAGGAGGCGCCATCAAACTAGCTTCCAAATATGTTAGTTCAGATTTCATCGTGATAAATGGTGACACTTATGATTCTATGGATTACAATGGCTTTGTGAAGTTCGCCTATGAGCATCCCGCGCAGGCCATTGTACGCCTTTACTCGAATCGCGACAGAAGATATGCGAATAACTGCTTTATCGAGCCAACTTTAAGGATAACTGAGTACAGCAAAGGGAGTAACAAGAGCACCTTGAACTGTGTGGATGCAGGATCATATTTTTTTAGACGCAACGTTTTCTCACTGATACCTGAAAACCGCCTCCATACGCTCGAGTATGACCTGCTACCTACACTGGCAAGAAATTCAAGTCTTTATGGGTACTTGCTGGATTTGCCTTTCTACGATATTGGGACCCCGGCGGGACTAGCTAATTTCAAAAAGTACTTACAGAGTACGGGCGGTAAGATACACACATGATAATCATAAGGACGCCCTTCAGGATAAGTTTTTTCGGCGGAGGAACGGATTTTGAGGAGTTTTATTCCGAAACTCATGGCACGGTTTTCGTTATGACAATTTCTAGCTACATGTATGTCATATTGAATTCAAAATTCGAGGGAGATCTGAGAGTAGTCTATTGGTCTATGGAGCACGCAACCTCGGCGGCATCTATTACGCATGGAATATTCAGAGAAGGTCTTCGAATGATGGGCGTTGACACTGGAGTCGAGGTCGTTTCTGTGGCTGATCCTCCAGGCAGAGGAACGGGCCTTGGTTCTTCTAGTGCTCTGGCTGTAGGACTCGTGAACGCCCTGACTAATTATCTCGGGAAGCCCCTATCGAAAGAGGAGCTCGCAAGCAAAGCATTTGAGAGAGGCTAAACGGCTCCTGCAGCCAATAGGCAAACAAGATCAATCCGCAACTGCTTTTGGCGGGTTGACTCATATACGGTTCTGTGAAGATGGAGCCGTTGTTGTTACCCCAACAGATTTCAGAAAAAAGGATACAGGAACTTGATGATAATCTTGTCTGTGTCTTCACAGGTTTGAGTCGCAACGCGAATGATTTCCTAGCCCGGCATAAATCAGCCATACCGGGGAAGCGTGAGATACTTTTAGAAATGAGGGATCAACCTGACGTGGCACAGAAGCTGTTGGAGTCGGGAGACTTCGAGGTCTTTGGGAAGGAGCCGGATAGGGCATGGAGCCTTAAGAAGAAGGTTAGTCCTAACGTTACGACGCCGTAGATCGATAAGGTATACGAAAAAGGGGAAAAGCAGGAGCATACGGTGGGAAGTTAAACGGTGCTGGCTGAGGAGGGTTTCTAACACTTCTTTGCCCAAAAGAAAAACTGCAGGACGAGCCGAGGTCTGTATTGGAGGACAAATCAGCTACGGAGACAATCTCCAATTTCCTTTCTAGACGAAGAACCTTAGAGCCTCTCTCACTAGAGGATGGCGAATATTCTGAAACGAGTCGACTATCTCGGTCTTTGAGTAGCTTGGTCTTATCTTGTTCTCAAACATCTTGTTGACAGCGACGTAGACGTATCTGTCGATCGCGGCAGTCGCAACGAATTCTCCGTATCTGGAAAAGTATGACTTAAGGTCTTTCCCACGCCACCCAGCGTAACC
The nucleotide sequence above comes from Nitrososphaerota archaeon. Encoded proteins:
- a CDS encoding HAD-IIIA family hydrolase → MLKRRCCRLYLWTEMGLWSSRRMEATSHLSLRSGSRINTSIYPLLTELQSQGVILLMVTNQAGINKGIVTWAQVTKINRYIVRELRKHGIHVAAVYVCPHRIEEHCRCRKPQPGLILQASKEHDISWVKHNHRRP